The Streptomyces sp. V3I7 genome segment GGGGCACGTGTACGTGCCCGAGGCGGCCGACCTTCCCGTCCACACGGGCCTGACGATCCAGTCGGAGCGGGGCAAGGCGCTCGGCCGGGTCACGCCCGAGGGCAACGTCCGGCTGGTGCGCGGCGACCGGGAGGCGTTCGGCATCAAGGGCCGCAGCGCCGAGCAGCGGATCGCGCTCGACCTCCTCCTCGACCCGGACGTGGGCATCGTCTCCATGGGCGGCCGGGCCGGCACCGGCAAGTCGGCGCTGGCGCTGTGCGCCGGCCTGGAGGCGGTCCTGGAGCGCCGCCAGCACCAGAAGGTGATGGTCTTCCGTCCGCTGTACGCGGTCGGCGGGCAGGATCTGGGCTATCTGCCCGGCACCGAGGCCGAGAAGATGGGCCCCTGGGCGCAGGCGGTCTTCGACACGCTCTCCGCGGTGACCAGCCGCGAGGTCATCGAGGAGGTCACCGCGCGCGGGATGCTCGAGGTGCTGCCGCTGACCCACATCCGCGGCCGCTCCCTCCACGACGCGTTCGTCATCGTGGACGAGGCCCAGTCCCTCGAACGGAACGTCCTGCTGACCGTTCTGTCCCGGATCGGCGCCAATTCGCGGGTGGTTCTGACCCATGATGTGGCGCAACGCGACAATCTGCGGGTCGGACGATACGACGGAGTCGTCGCCGTCGTGGAGAAACTGAAGGGCCATCCGCTGTTCGCGCACGTCACGCTGAACCGGTCCGAGCGGTCCCAGATCGCGGCACTTGTGACCGAAATGCTGGAGGACGGCCACCTCTGAACCGGGTGCCCCGAGTGCCCCGGATGCTCAACCTGGGGTGATTGCTTATCCGTTGGCGCCGTTCGGCAAAGGCCCCGAGCCTAGTCGGGCGGCGCCGTAACTTGTGCGGATTCCTTGAAATACCCAGGGGCAAACAGGATGTGAGCTTTCACACGCAGGATGGAATTGCCTTGCGATGGCGGGGTACGGCAGAGTCTCACTCCTGTCAGGCCCCGCATACGACACAGCTGTGCCCCCAGCGGTACGGCACCACAACAGCACCAGGATCAACTCCATAGCGACGTCGTATGCCGCCCGAGCATCACGCGGCGCTCCCGTCACGGGAGTTGCCCATCGGGTCCGTGCCTCCCGTGACCCCTCAGTTGGGAGGCCAGTGCCAGGGGCACGATTGCGTCCGCCAGGGTCACCGAAGCGGGCGATGCTGGAAGGAAACCGTGTGAGCCGGATTTCGGTCCGGGGATTCGCAGTGGCCTCGGCCACCGCGGTCACCGCTGTCGGAAGCGTCGTCGGCGTTGCCTCGGGCAGTGTTGCCCAGAACAACGACGCCGCCGAGGCGACGGCAGACAACGCGACGCTCCTCGCGGACATCCCCGCAGGTCAGCAGGCCCAGGTACAGACCGCGTCCCTGGCGCAGCAGGCCGATGCCCAGGCCATCGCGGCCGACGCGAGCGCCAAGAAGGACGCCGAGGAGGCGGCCCGCAAGGCTGCCGCCGAGACCGCGATCGCGAAGAAGGCTCAGGCCGAGCAGGCGGCCAAGGAGGCCAAGGAGCGCGCCGCGGCGAAGGAAGCGGCCAGCCGTGACGCCGCCCGTCCCGACGCCTCCAGCTTCGCTCCCCAGAGCTCGTACTCCGTCGCGCAGATCCAGGCGATGGCGCGTCAGATGGTGGGCGCCGGCCAGTTCCAGTGCTTCAGCAACATCGTGAACCACGAGTCGAGCTGGAACTACCGCG includes the following:
- a CDS encoding lytic transglycosylase domain-containing protein — protein: MSRISVRGFAVASATAVTAVGSVVGVASGSVAQNNDAAEATADNATLLADIPAGQQAQVQTASLAQQADAQAIAADASAKKDAEEAARKAAAETAIAKKAQAEQAAKEAKERAAAKEAASRDAARPDASSFAPQSSYSVAQIQAMARQMVGAGQFQCFSNIVNHESSWNYRAVNASSGAYGLFQALPGSKMSSVGADWQTNPATQIKWGLNYMDGRYGSPCEAWSFWQANSWY
- a CDS encoding PhoH family protein is translated as MVTSTKRYKSDRRTYVLDTSVLLADPSALTRFDEHEVVLPIVVVTELEAKRHHPELGYFARQALRLLDDCRVRYGRLDAPIPIGELGGTIRVELNHSDPSVLPTGYRLGDNDSRILAVARNLQAEGFDVTVVSKDLPLRIKASSVGLLAEEYRAELAITDASGWTGMSELPLAAEQVDLLFEEGHVYVPEAADLPVHTGLTIQSERGKALGRVTPEGNVRLVRGDREAFGIKGRSAEQRIALDLLLDPDVGIVSMGGRAGTGKSALALCAGLEAVLERRQHQKVMVFRPLYAVGGQDLGYLPGTEAEKMGPWAQAVFDTLSAVTSREVIEEVTARGMLEVLPLTHIRGRSLHDAFVIVDEAQSLERNVLLTVLSRIGANSRVVLTHDVAQRDNLRVGRYDGVVAVVEKLKGHPLFAHVTLNRSERSQIAALVTEMLEDGHL